Proteins from a genomic interval of Verrucomicrobium sp.:
- a CDS encoding antibiotic biosynthesis monooxygenase, which translates to MKALLLATALFAAFYAAAPAAPAPQAVVAVIHVDVMPDFTQAASGLLDQFRRDSLREKGAESFQVLQETVHANHFTLVETWADQATYDTHAYSAAARAFREKLQPMLGSPFDERLHRVRP; encoded by the coding sequence ATGAAAGCACTCCTCCTCGCCACGGCGCTCTTCGCCGCCTTTTACGCCGCGGCCCCCGCCGCGCCTGCCCCGCAGGCCGTCGTCGCCGTCATCCACGTCGACGTGATGCCCGACTTCACCCAGGCCGCGTCGGGGCTCCTTGACCAGTTTCGCCGCGATTCGCTGCGGGAAAAGGGCGCGGAAAGCTTCCAAGTCCTCCAGGAAACCGTCCACGCCAACCACTTCACCCTCGTCGAAACGTGGGCCGATCAGGCCACCTACGACACGCACGCCTACTCCGCCGCCGCGCGCGCCTTCCGGGAAAAGCTCCAGCCGATGCTCGGCTCCCCCTTCGACGAGCGGCTGCACCGCGTCCGCCCCTGA
- a CDS encoding TIGR00282 family metallophosphoesterase yields MKVVFLGDVVGEPGRDAVRLAIPVLKERYAPDFFIVNGENAAGGHGITPKLAYELMRAGADAVTLGDHTWDQKEIFPFFAQEPRLIRPLNYPPGTPGAGFVLVQGNGKKLGVVNALGRTFMGPDVDNPFLIIKPLLEGIRRETPCILVDFHAEATSEKIAFGRHVDGQASIVVGTHTHVQTADETILPGGTAYLTDAGFCGAHESVIGRDIAAVVQKYVTLLPGKFPLATGDLRADGFFAELDEETGRALRIERIQLKVSAP; encoded by the coding sequence ATGAAAGTCGTTTTCCTGGGAGACGTGGTCGGGGAGCCCGGGCGGGATGCCGTCCGGCTGGCCATTCCCGTATTGAAGGAGCGCTACGCGCCCGATTTCTTCATCGTCAACGGGGAGAACGCCGCCGGAGGCCACGGCATCACGCCGAAGCTGGCCTACGAGCTGATGCGCGCCGGGGCCGACGCCGTCACCCTGGGGGACCACACCTGGGACCAGAAGGAGATTTTCCCCTTCTTTGCCCAGGAGCCGCGCCTCATTCGCCCGCTCAACTATCCTCCCGGCACGCCGGGCGCGGGCTTCGTCCTGGTGCAGGGCAACGGCAAGAAGCTGGGCGTGGTCAACGCCCTGGGCCGCACCTTCATGGGACCGGACGTGGACAACCCCTTTCTCATCATCAAGCCGCTCCTGGAAGGCATCCGCCGGGAGACGCCGTGCATCCTGGTCGACTTCCACGCGGAGGCGACCTCGGAAAAGATCGCCTTCGGCCGCCACGTCGACGGGCAGGCCAGCATCGTGGTGGGGACCCACACCCACGTGCAGACGGCGGACGAGACGATCCTGCCGGGCGGCACCGCCTACCTGACGGACGCGGGATTCTGCGGCGCGCACGAGTCGGTCATCGGCCGGGACATCGCGGCGGTGGTGCAGAAATACGTGACCCTGCTGCCGGGGAAGTTCCCCCTGGCCACCGGCGACCTGCGGGCCGACGGCTTCTTTGCCGAGCTGGACGAGGAGACGGGACGGGCCCTCCGCATCGAGCGGATCCAGCTCAAGGTGTCGGCGCCTTAA
- a CDS encoding replication-associated recombination protein A: MDSAPDLFGSPDPGSPAASAPPVTDRSPLAARLRPRALDEIAGQEHLLAPGKPLRRLIEADRLTSILLFGPPGVGKTSLAEVIAAATRSRFERLNAVEATVASLRKVLAAAEQRFKNGGPRTLLFIDEIHRFNKAQQDVLLPDVESGAVCLIGATTHNPSFYVNGPLVSRSQVFQLEPLPEEALSRLVDRALADKDRGLGKHAVRLDADARAHLLRVADGDARRLLNGLELAVLSTAPGPDGAVALDRAAIEACLQKKAPVYDKDEDQHYDTISAFIKSVRGSDPDSALYWLAKMLKAGEDPRFIARRLVILAAEDIGMADPRGLSVAIAAQQAFEFLGLPEGRIPLAEATVYLATAPKSNASYMGINKAMAAVESDATVLVPRALRDAHYKGAEALGHGQGYQYSHDYEGGVSGQEFGVPPGTFYTPTGRGYEKLVQERLDYWAELRKNPRRAED; encoded by the coding sequence GTGGACTCCGCGCCCGACCTCTTCGGCTCCCCTGACCCGGGCAGCCCCGCCGCATCCGCCCCGCCGGTGACCGACCGCTCCCCGCTGGCCGCGCGGCTGCGCCCCCGCGCGCTGGACGAGATCGCCGGACAGGAACACCTCCTGGCCCCGGGCAAGCCGCTGCGCCGCCTGATCGAGGCCGACCGCCTCACCTCCATCCTCCTCTTCGGCCCGCCGGGCGTGGGGAAAACCTCCCTGGCGGAAGTCATCGCCGCCGCCACGCGCAGCCGCTTCGAGCGGCTCAACGCGGTGGAGGCCACCGTCGCCTCCCTGCGGAAAGTCCTGGCCGCCGCCGAGCAGCGCTTTAAAAACGGCGGCCCGCGCACCCTCCTCTTCATCGACGAGATCCACCGCTTCAACAAAGCCCAGCAGGACGTCCTCCTGCCCGACGTGGAGAGCGGCGCCGTCTGCCTCATCGGCGCCACCACCCACAACCCCTCCTTCTACGTCAACGGCCCCCTCGTCTCCCGCTCCCAGGTCTTCCAGCTGGAACCGCTCCCGGAAGAGGCCCTTTCCCGCCTCGTCGACCGCGCCCTGGCCGACAAGGATCGGGGCCTGGGCAAACACGCCGTCCGCCTCGACGCCGACGCGCGCGCCCACCTCCTGCGCGTCGCCGACGGGGACGCGCGGCGGCTCCTCAACGGCCTGGAACTGGCCGTCCTCTCCACCGCGCCCGGGCCGGACGGCGCCGTCGCCCTCGACCGCGCCGCCATCGAGGCCTGCCTGCAAAAGAAAGCCCCCGTCTACGACAAAGACGAGGACCAGCACTACGACACCATCTCCGCCTTCATCAAATCGGTCCGCGGCAGCGATCCGGACAGCGCCCTCTACTGGCTGGCCAAGATGCTGAAGGCGGGCGAAGACCCGCGCTTCATCGCCCGGCGGCTCGTCATCCTGGCCGCGGAGGACATCGGCATGGCCGATCCGCGCGGCCTCTCCGTGGCCATCGCCGCACAGCAGGCCTTCGAGTTCCTGGGCCTGCCGGAGGGGCGCATCCCCCTGGCGGAAGCCACCGTCTACCTGGCCACCGCGCCGAAGAGCAACGCCTCCTACATGGGCATCAACAAGGCGATGGCCGCCGTGGAGAGCGACGCCACCGTTCTGGTCCCCCGCGCCCTGCGCGACGCCCACTACAAGGGCGCCGAGGCCCTGGGCCACGGCCAGGGCTACCAATACAGCCATGACTACGAGGGGGGCGTCTCCGGCCAGGAATTCGGCGTGCCGCCCGGCACCTTCTACACGCCGACGGGCCGGGGCTACGAAAAGCTCGTCCAGGAACGCCTCGACTATTGGGCCGAGCTGCGGAAGAACCCGCGCCGCGCGGAAGACTAA
- a CDS encoding chemotaxis protein CheX, whose product MHLISNYGTAAAQEVFTKMLNLPLELVRESEELSAPIEFNGVIGTVGFTGKMTGLLYLCMSERLANEAAARILGGPASPEDVNDVIGELTNMVTGNLKSKMVDQGYNSVLSIPTVLRGEKIAVASLQAALTLMIELAVPSVSEKLNLYVFARLEE is encoded by the coding sequence GTGCATCTGATATCGAACTACGGGACGGCGGCGGCGCAGGAGGTCTTCACCAAGATGCTCAACCTGCCGCTGGAGCTGGTCCGCGAATCGGAGGAGCTTTCGGCCCCGATCGAGTTCAACGGCGTGATCGGCACCGTGGGCTTTACGGGGAAGATGACCGGCCTTCTCTACCTGTGCATGAGCGAGCGGCTGGCCAACGAGGCCGCCGCCCGCATCCTGGGCGGCCCGGCCAGCCCGGAGGACGTCAACGACGTCATCGGCGAATTGACCAACATGGTCACCGGCAACCTTAAGTCAAAGATGGTCGACCAAGGCTACAATTCCGTCCTGAGCATCCCCACCGTCCTGCGGGGGGAAAAGATCGCCGTCGCCAGCCTGCAGGCGGCGTTGACCCTCATGATAGAATTGGCGGTACCCTCCGTTTCCGAGAAACTCAACCTCTACGTGTTCGCCCGGCTGGAAGAATAA
- a CDS encoding HDOD domain-containing protein, translated as MPSDFFGFPLEPAGTVAPNAPIYELISDPKASQVLPSLGAIITQLEHLTNSADTPIPQITELIRTDQGLTVKILRLANSAFYAPAEPILNIDEAVLFLGLTQIRRAILTAKLIEKSSDLPDDLLDWHQFWLHEIAVAVILQHLAQYMRPLRMPEEAYYLMGLLHDIGKLALAILSPKLFEDVLRETARRRCDISPVEIELVGLNHASIGAWYLQQQGLPPSLYEAIRIHHSWAYSPGSVEEAAMINLADQIAHLFRIGQSGSFFLTEWNPEESPEWAFFKKQARGALPKWPDLLLDLWEKKLKNVPAMVETFVRA; from the coding sequence ATGCCGTCCGATTTCTTTGGCTTTCCCCTGGAACCCGCCGGGACCGTAGCGCCCAACGCCCCCATTTACGAGCTGATCTCCGACCCGAAGGCCAGCCAAGTCCTGCCTTCCCTGGGCGCCATCATCACCCAGCTGGAGCACCTCACCAATTCCGCCGACACGCCGATCCCCCAGATCACGGAGCTGATCCGCACCGACCAGGGCCTCACCGTCAAGATCCTGCGCCTGGCCAACTCCGCCTTCTACGCCCCGGCGGAGCCGATCCTCAACATCGACGAGGCCGTCCTCTTCCTGGGCCTGACCCAGATCCGCCGCGCCATCCTGACGGCCAAGCTGATCGAGAAAAGCTCCGACCTGCCCGACGACCTCCTGGACTGGCACCAGTTCTGGCTGCACGAGATCGCCGTGGCCGTCATCCTCCAGCACCTGGCCCAATACATGCGCCCCCTGCGCATGCCGGAGGAGGCCTACTACCTCATGGGCCTCCTGCACGACATCGGCAAGCTGGCCCTGGCCATCCTCTCCCCGAAACTCTTCGAGGACGTCCTGCGCGAGACCGCCCGCCGCCGGTGCGACATCTCCCCGGTCGAAATCGAGCTCGTCGGCCTCAACCACGCCAGCATCGGCGCCTGGTACCTCCAGCAGCAGGGCCTCCCCCCTTCCCTCTACGAGGCCATCCGCATCCACCACTCCTGGGCCTACAGCCCCGGCTCCGTGGAGGAGGCGGCCATGATCAACCTGGCCGACCAAATCGCCCACCTCTTCCGCATCGGCCAGTCCGGCAGCTTCTTCCTCACGGAATGGAACCCGGAGGAGTCGCCGGAGTGGGCCTTCTTCAAAAAGCAGGCCCGCGGCGCCCTGCCGAAGTGGCCCGACCTCCTCCTGGACCTCTGGGAAAAGAAGCTCAAAAACGTCCCCGCCATGGTGGAGACGTTCGTGCGCGCGTAG